A DNA window from Paralichthys olivaceus isolate ysfri-2021 chromosome 11, ASM2471397v2, whole genome shotgun sequence contains the following coding sequences:
- the LOC138412033 gene encoding extracellular calcium-sensing receptor-like translates to MTSIQRWSEQGLALLELLLVVSFSQAEEPLCRQRGDPENPPLFQDGDIMLGGIFSFHSSWKDRQETYRHKPLPLECTSLNFRGFQFAQAMLFAIEEINNTTDLLPGISLGYKMYDSCGSIARSVRVALALANGNDVISASSETPCTKPAQVQAIMGETSSSPCMAIATVIGPFHIPLISHYATCACLSDKTKYPSFLRTIPSDYHQSRALAQLVKHFGWSWVGAIRTNDDYGNNGMATFTETARQLGICLEYSVSFFRTDPPDKILKIINLIKVSTSKVIVAFLSHLDMDVLIHELSYHNLTGYQWVGSEGWIFDSQTAEMNRHHILDGAIGLSIPKAHVRGMREFILNVKPLHSSSNEMFTEFWEALFSCKFKQSTGNQRECTGHEDLTHVHNSFTDMSLMPIFNNVYKGVYAVAHALHSILGCNETCNNKVQLNPFTILQRIRRIQFKTKEGEEVYFNEDGDPAAKYEIINWQRAENGFVEFVTVGLYDASLPADKQLNLQNTSIIWTQNSKQVPVSVCSEKCPPGTRKVLQKGKPVCCFDCIRCAEGEISNVSDSVSCVRCHPEFWSNERRDACVKKEAEFLSYEEIMGALLTAASLFGTCMTVVVALIFFRNRKTPIVRANNSELSFLLLFSLTLCFLCSLSFIGRPSEWSCMLRHTAFGITFVLCISCVLGKTMVVLMAFRATLPGSNAMKWFGPAQQRISVLSFTLIQVVICILWLTLSPPFPFKNFKEFKDKIILECALGSALGFWAVLGYIGILAILCFILAFLARKLPDNFNEAKFITFSMLIFCAVWITFIPAYVSSPGKFSVAVEIFAILASSFGLLICIFIPKCYIILLKPEKNTKKNIMGKVTRK, encoded by the exons ATGACGTCCATTCAGAGATGGTCAGAACAAGGATTGGCACTTTTAGAGCTGCTGTTGGTGGTGTCTTTCTCTCAGGCTGAAGAGCCGCTGTGCAGGCAGAGGGGGGATCCTGAGAACCCCCCACTGTTTCAGGATGGGGACATAATGCTGGGGGGAATCTTCTCTTTCCACAGCAGCtggaaagacagacaggaaaccTACAGGCACAAACCACTTCCACTGGAGTGCACCAG TTTGAATTTCAGAGGGTTCCAGTTTGCCCAGGCTATGCTTTTTGCCATCGAGGAGATTAATAACACCACAGATTTACTGCCTGGCATCTCTCTGGGCTATAAAATGTATGATTCCTGTGGCTCCATCGCCAGGAGTGTGAGGGTTGCACTGGCCTTGGCTAACGGTAACGATGTTATATCTGCCTCCTCCGAAACGCCATGTACCAAACCTGCACAGGTGCAGGCCATCATGGGagaaacctcctcctctccttgcaTGGCTATAGCTACTGTCATCGGGCCATTTCATATCCCACTG atcaGCCACTATGCCACCTGCGCTTGTCTCAGTGACAAAACCAAGTACCCGTCCTTCCTCAGAACAATACCCAGTGACTACCACCAGAGCAGAGCCCTGGCCCAGCTGGTCAAACACTTTGGTTGGAGTTGGGTTGGAGCCATTAGAACCAATGATGATTACGGAAATAACGGCATGGCTACATTCACAGAAACTGCCCGACAGCTGGGCATCTGTCTGGAGTactctgtgtctttcttcagAACAGACCCGCCCGACAAGATACTAAAGATAATTAACCTCATCAAAGTTTCCACCTCTAAAGTGATTGTCGCTTTCCTCTCTCACTTGGATATGGATGTGCTGATACATGAGCTGTCCTACCACAACCTGACTGGGTACCAGTGGGTGGGCAGCGAGGGCTGGATCTTTGATTCCCAAACTGCAGAAATGAATAGGCATCACATCCTGGATGGTGCCATAGGCCTGTCCATCCCAAAAGCACATGTCAGGGGCATGAGAGAGTTCATACTGAATGTGAAGCCGCTCCATTcgtccagtaatgaaatgtttaCAGAGTTCTGGGAGGCTTTATTCAGCTGTAAGTTCAAACAGTCGACAGGGAACCAGAGAGAATGTACTGGACATGAAGATCTGACCCATGTGCACAACAGCTTCACTGACATGTCACTCATGCCGATATTTAACAATGTCTACAAAGGAGTTTATGCCGTGGCTCATGCTCTTCATAGCATTCTTGGCTGTAATGAAACATGTAACAACAAAGTGCAGCTTAATCCATTCACT ATTTTACAGCGCATTAGAAGAATTCAGTTCAAAacaaaggaaggagaggaagttTACTTTAATGAGGATGGCGACCCAGCAGCAAAGTATGAAATCATAAACTGGCAACGAGCAGAAAATGGCTTTGTGGAGTTTGTCACAGTTGGTCTTTATGATGCATCTttacctgcagacaaacagctgAATCTGCAAAATACATCTATAATCTGGACACAGAACTCAAAACAG GTGCCTGTGTCAGTTTGCAGTGAGAAATGTCCCCCAGGAACCAGGAAGGTTCTCCAGAAAGGAAAACCTGTCTGCTGCTTTGACTGTATAAGATGTGCAGAGGGAGAAATAAGCAACGTTTCAG ATTCCGTCTCCTGTGTGCGATGCCATCCTGAATTCTGGTCAAATGAGAGAAGAGACGCCTGCGTGaagaaggaggcagagtttCTTTCGTATGAAGAAATTATGGGAGCGCTGCTCACCGCGGCGTCCCTGTTTGGAACATGTATGACCGTAGTTGTGGCACTCATCTTTTTCAGAAACAGGAAAACTCCCATCGTCAGGGCCAACAACTCCGAGCTGagcttcctgctgctcttctccctgACTCTGTGCTTCCTGTGCTCCCTGAGCTTCATCGGCCGGCCCTCTGAGTGGTCGTGCATGCTACGACACACTGCATTCGGCATCACCTTCGTCCTCTGCATCTCTTGTGTCCTTGGGAAAACCATGGTGGTGTTGATGGCCTTCAGGGCGACACTTCCAGGCAGTAATGCGATGAAATGGTTTGGTCCTGCACAGCAGAGGATCAGTGTTCTGTCATTCACTCTCATACAGGTTGTTATATGCATCTTATGGTTGACACTTTCTCCTCCCTTCCCATTCAAGAACTTTAAAGAATTCAAGGACAAAATCATCCTGGAGTGTGCGCTGGGCTCAGCTTTAGGATTCTGGGCCGTACTTGGGTATATCGGGATTCTCGCCATTTTATGTTTCATTCTTGCTTTTCTGGCGCGGAAACTACCTGATAACTTTAACGAAGCCAAATTCATCACTTTCAGCATGTTGATATTCTGCGCAGTCTGGATCACTTTTATTCCAGCCTATGTCAGCTCTCCTGGGAAGTTCAGTGTTGCCGTGGAAATATTTGCTATTTTGGCCTCCAGTTTTGGACtcctcatttgtatttttattccaAAATGTTATATTATCTTATTGAAACCAGAGAAGAATACAAAGAAGAATATCATGGGGAAGGTGACACGGAAATAA
- the LOC109630108 gene encoding extracellular calcium-sensing receptor-like: protein MTSIQRWSEKGLALLELLLVVSFSQAEEPLCRQRGDPENPPLFQDGDIMLGGIFSFHSSWKDRQETYRHKPLPLECTSLNFRGFQYAHATLFAIEEINNTTDLLPGISLGYKMYDSCGSVARSVRVALALANGNDVISASSETPCTKPAQVQAIMGETSSSPCMAIATVIGPFHIPLISHFATCACLSDKTKYPSFLRTIPSDYHQSRALAQLVKHFGWSWVGAIRTNDDYGNNGMATFTETARQLGICLEYSVSFFRTDPPDKILKIINLIKVSTSKVIVAFLSALDMDVLIHELSYHNLTGYQWVGSEGWIFDSQTAEMNRHHILDGAIGLSIPKAHVRGMREFILSMKPLHSSSNEMFTEFWEALFSCKFKQSRGNQRECTGHEDLTHVHNSFTDMSLMPIFNNAYKGVYAVAHALHSILGCNETCNNKVQLNPFTILQRIRRIQFKTKEGEEVYFNEDGDPAAKYEIINWQRAENGFVEFVTVGLYDASLPADKQLNLQNTSIIWTQNSKQVPVSVCSEKCPPGTRKVLQKGKPVCCFDCIRCAEGEISNVSDSVSCVRCHPEFWSNERRDACVKKEAEFLSFEEIMGALLTAASLFGTCMTVVVALIFFRNRKTPIVRANNSELSFLLLFSLTLCFLCSLSFIGRPSQWSCMLRHTAFGITFVLCISCVLGKTMVVLMAFRATLPGSNAMKWFGPAQQRISVLSFTLIQVVICILWLTLSPPFPFKNFKEFKDKIILECALGSALGFWAVLGYIGILAILCFILAFLARKLPDNFNEAKFITFSMLIFCAVWITFIPAYVSSPGKFSVAVEIFAILASSFGLLICIFIPKCYIILLKPEKNTKKNIMGKVTRK from the exons ATGACGTCCATTCAGAGATGGTCAGAAAAAGGATTGGCACTTTTAGAGCTGCTGTTGGTGGTGTCTTTCTCTCAGGCTGAAGAGCCGCTGTGCAGGCAGAGGGGGGATCCTGAGAACCCCCCACTGTTTCAGGATGGGGACATAATGCTGGGGGGAATCTTCTCTTTCCACAGCAGCtggaaagacagacaggaaaccTACAGGCACAAACCACTGCCACTGGAGTGCACCAG TTTGAATTTCAGAGGGTTCCAGTATGCCCATGCTACGCTTTTTGCCATCGAGGAGATTAATAACACCACAGATTTACTGCCTGGCATCTCTCTGGGCTATAAAATGTATGATTCCTGTGGCTCCGTCGCCAGGAGTGTGAGGGTTGCACTGGCCTTGGCTAACGGTAACGATGTTATATCTGCCTCCTCCGAAACGCCATGTACCAAACCTGCACAGGTGCAGGCCATCATGGGagaaacctcctcctctccttgcaTGGCTATAGCTACTGTCATCGGGCCATTTCATATCCCACTG atcaGCCACTTTGCCACCTGCGCTTGTCTCAGTGACAAAACCAAGTACCCGTCCTTCCTCAGAACAATACCCAGTGACTACCACCAGAGCAGAGCCCTGGCCCAGCTGGTCAAACACTTTGGTTGGAGTTGGGTTGGAGCCATTAGAACCAATGATGATTATGGAAATAACGGCATGGCTACATTCACAGAAACTGCCCGACAGCTGGGCATCTGTCTGGAGTactctgtgtctttcttcagAACAGACCCGCCCGACAAAATACTAAAGATAATTAACCTCATCAAAGTTTCCACCTCTAAAGTGATCGTCGCTTTCCTCTCTGCCTTGGATATGGATGTGCTGATACATGAGCTGTCCTACCACAACCTGACTGGGTACCAGTGGGTGGGCAGCGAGGGCTGGATCTTTGATTCCCAAACTGCAGAAATGAATAGGCATCACATCCTGGATGGTGCCATAGGCCTGTCCATCCCAAAAGCACATGTCAGGGGCATGAGAGAGTTCATACTGAGTATGAAGCCGCTCCATTcgtccagtaatgaaatgtttaCAGAGTTCTGGGAGGCTTTATTCAGCTGTAAGTTCAAACAGTCGAGAGGGAACCAGAGAGAATGTACTGGACATGAAGATCTGACCCATGTGCACAACAGCTTCACTGACATGTCACTCATGCCGATATTTAACAATGCCTACAAAGGAGTTTATGCCGTGGCTCATGCTCTTCATAGCATTCTTGGCTGTAATGAAACATGTAACAACAAAGTGCAGCTTAATCCATTCACT ATTTTACAGCGCATTAGAAGAATTCAGTTCAAAacaaaggaaggagaggaagttTACTTTAATGAGGATGGCGACCCAGCAGCAAAGTATGAAATCATAAACTGGCAACGAGCAGAAAATGGCTTTGTGGAGTTTGTCACAGTTGGTCTTTATGATGCATCTttacctgcagacaaacagctgAATCTGCAAAATACATCTATAATCTGGACACAGAACTCAAAACAG GTGCCTGTGTCAGTTTGCAGTGAGAAATGTCCCCCAGGAACCAGGAAGGTTCTCCAGAAAGGAAAACCTGTCTGCTGCTTTGACTGTATAAGATGTGCAGAGGGAGAAATAAGCAACGTTTCAG ATTCCGTCTCCTGTGTGCGATGCCATCCTGAATTCTGGTCAAATGAGAGAAGAGACGCCTGCGTGaagaaggaggcagagtttCTTTCGTTTGAAGAAATTATGGGAGCGCTGCTCACCGCGGCGTCCCTGTTTGGAACATGTATGACCGTAGTTGTGGCACTCATCTTTTTCAGAAACAGGAAAACTCCCATCGTCAGGGCCAACAACTCCGAGCTGagcttcctgctgctcttctccctgACTCTGTGCTTCCTGTGCTCCCTGAGCTTCATCGGCCGGCCCTCTCAGTGGTCGTGCATGCTACGACACACTGCATTTGGCATCACCTTCGTCCTCTGCATTTCTTGTGTCCTTGGGAAAACCATGGTGGTGTTGATGGCCTTCAGGGCGACACTTCCAGGCAGTAATGCGATGAAATGGTTTGGTCCTGCACAGCAGAGGATCAGTGTTCTGTCATTCACTCTCATACAGGTTGTTATATGCATCTTATGGTTGACACTTTCTCCTCCCTTCCCATTCAAGAACTTTAAAGAATTCAAGGACAAAATCATCCTGGAGTGTGCGCTGGGCTCAGCTTTAGGATTCTGGGCCGTACTTGGGTATATCGGGATTCTCGCCATTTTATGTTTCATTCTTGCTTTTCTGGCGCGGAAACTACCTGATAACTTTAACGAAGCCAAATTCATCACTTTCAGCATGTTGATATTCTGCGCAGTCTGGATCACTTTTATTCCAGCCTATGTCAGCTCTCCTGGGAAGTTCAGTGTTGCCGTGGAAATATTTGCTATTTTGGCCTCCAGTTTTGGACtcctcatttgtatttttattccaAAATGTTATATTATCTTATTGAAACCAGAGAAGAATACAAAGAAGAATATCATGGGGAAGGTGACACGGAAATAA
- the LOC109630106 gene encoding extracellular calcium-sensing receptor-like, whose protein sequence is MSDCVYTMLLCLLFMGALGAEEDTLLCEMLGSPEFPLLLKKGDLTIGGAFSIHSQISNPPLSFTDAPQPLKCSRINFREFRFAQTMIFAIEEINNSSSLLPNISIGYKVFDSCGSTLPSTRAVMGLMNGEERTLGKSCSSQASVHAIIGASESSSTIVMLQMAGIFQIPVISHFATCACLSNRKEYPSFFRTIPSDYFQSRALAQLVKHLGWTWVGAVRSDNDYGNNGMATFIAAAGQEGVCVEYSEAISRTDPGEKVARVVRVIRGGSARVLVAFLAQREMDVLLEEAVKQNMTGLQWVGSESWITAGHLANERYSAILTGSLGFTIKKTKITGLRDFLLKVHPRQDPQNNLLREFWEATFSCSFQSTLYSQTQCSGSERLQDINNPFTDVSELRISNNVYKAVYAVAHALHKMLKCGLSGEAVNQTCTLKDDLEPKQVVKHLQHVNVTLQSGERVYFDGNGDPAATYELVNWQRNQVGDTVFVAVGSYDASLPHGKQFTMNGLNITWAAESLKRPQSVCSESCLPGFRQAVIKGKPICCFSCIACAAGEISNSNNSAECSRCPLEYWSNEDHSQCVPKVIEFLSYGETMGALLTAFSLFGASLTLVVSGVFFWFRHTPLVKASNAELSFLLLFSLTLCFLCSLTFIGRPSEWSCMLRHTAFGITFALCMSCILAKTIAVVVAFKATRPANTVLQCSAPLQRTSVLSCTALQVLICVLWLTLTPPFPYKNTAHATERIILECDVGSPIGFWAVLGYIGLLAVLCLILAFLARKLPDNFNEAKFITFSMLIFCAVWVTFIPAYVSSPGKFTVAVEIFAILASSFGLLFCIYAPKCYILILKPERNTKKHMMGRNQ, encoded by the exons ATGAGTGACTGTGTCTATacaatgttgttgtgtttgctttttatgGGAGCCCTCGGAGCAGAGGAAGACACTTTGCTCTGTGAGATGCTGGGGAGCCCGGAGTTTCCTCTGTTGTTGAAGAAAGGAGATCTCACTATCGGCGGGGCTTTCTCAATCCACAGTCAAATCTcaaatcctcctctctccttcacagaTGCTCCACAGCCTCTCAAATGTTCCAG gATAAACTTCAGAGAATTTCGTTTTGCCCAAACTATGATTTTTGCCATTGAGGAGATCAACAACAGCAGCTCTCTACTGCCTAATATCTCAATTGGTTATAAGGTATTTGACAGCTGTGGGTCAACGCTGCCCTCAACTCGTGCAGTGATGGGTCTGAtgaatggggaggagaggactTTGGGAAAAAGCTGCTCCAGCCAGGCATCTGTTCACGCCATCATCGGAGCCTCTGAGTCGTCCTCGACTATTGTGATGCTACAAATGGCGGGGATTTTCCAGATACCAGTT ATCAGCCACTTTGCCACATGCGCTTGTCTGAGTAACAGAAAGGAGTACCCCTCCTTTTTCCGCACCATCCCCAGTGACTACTTCCAGAGCAGAGCCCTGGCACAACTGGTAAAGCACCTTGGCTGGACATGGGTTGGGGCAGTTAGAAGTGACAACGACTATGGTAACAATGGTATGGCGACATTTATCGCAGCTGCAGGTCAGGAAGGAGTTTGTGTTGAGTACTCTGAGGCCATATCGAGGACGGACCCCGGTGAGAAGGTTGCCAGGGTGGTTAGAGTGATCCGTGGCGGCAGTGCAAGAGTCTTGGTTGCTTTTCTCGCCCAAAGGGAGATGGATGTCTTGCTTGAGGAAGCTGTGAAGCAGAACATGACTGGGCTGCAGTGGGTGGGCAGTGAATCCTGGATCACAGCAGGTCATTTGGCCAATGAGAGGTACTCTGCAATCCTGACGGGGTCTCTTGGCTTCAccattaaaaagacaaagatcaCAGGCCTGAGAgattttcttctgaaggtccaTCCACGTCAGGACCCTCAGAATAATCTTCTGAGAGAGTTCTGGGAAGCAACCTTTAGCTGCAGTTTCCAATCCACTCTGTACAGTCAGACCCAGTGCTCTGGCTCTGAGAGATTACAGGACATAAACAATCCTTTCACGGATGTGTCAGAGCTGAGGATATCTAACAACGTCTATAAGGCTGTGTACGCTGTGGCTCACGCTTtgcataaaatgttaaaatgtggaCTAAGTGGTGAAGCTGTGAACCAGACGTGCACATTGAAAGATGATTTAGAGCCAAAACAG GTTGTAAAACATCTCCAACATGTGAACGTCACTCTTCAGTCTGGAGAAAGAGTGTATTTTGATGGGAATGGAGATCCCGCAGCAACGTACGAGCTGGTGAACTGGCAGAGAAACCAGGTGGGAGATACTGTGTTTGTGGCTGTAGGGAGCTACGATGCGTCACTACCACATGGAAAACAGTTCACCATGAATGGATTAAACATAACATGGGCTGCTGAATCACTCAAG AGGCCGCAGTCTGTTTGCAGTGAGAGTTGTCTGCCAGGTTTCCGACAGGCTGTGATTAAAGGTAAACCCATCTGCTGTTTCTCCTGCATCGCCTGTGCTGCTGGAGAAATCAGCAACTCCAACA ATTCTGCGGAGTGTTCACGGTGTCCGCTGGAGTATTGGTCAAACGAGGACCACAGCCAGTGTGTTCCAAAGGTGATCGAGTTCCTGTCTTATGGAGAAACCATGGGGGCCCTTCTCACTGCCTTCTCATTATTCGGAGCAAGTTTAACTCTAGTGGTGTCGGGTGTTTTCTTTTGGTTTCGTCACACACCTCTTGTCAAAGCCAGTAACGCTGAGCTGagcttcctgctgctcttctccctgACTCTGTGCTTTCTGTGCTCTCTGACCTTCATTGGCCGGCCCTCTGAGTGGTCCTGCATGCTGCGACACACAGCTTTTGGCATCACCTTCGCCCTGTGCATGTCTTGTATCTTGGCTAAAACCATAGCGGTGGTGGTGGCCTTCAAGGCCACAAGGCCTGCGAACACAGTTCTGCAGTGTTCTGCCCCGCTTCAGAGAACCAGTGTTCTCAGCTGTACCGCACTACAGGTTTTAATTTGTGTACTATGGTTAACGCTTACCCCGCCATTCCCCTACAAAAATACCGCTCACGCCACTGAAAGGATCATTCTGGAGTGTGATGTGGGTTCACCTATAGGCTTCTGGGCTGTGCTGGGGTATATAGGACTCCTGGCTGTGCTGTGCCTCATTCTTGCATTTCTGGCTCGAAAGCTGCCCGATAATTTCAATGAAGCTAAATTCATCACCTTCAGCATGTTGATTTTTTGCGCAGTCTGGGTCACTTTTATCCCAGCTTATGTCAGCTCTCCTGGGAAGTTCACTGTAGCTGTGGAGATCTTTGCTATTCTGGCCTCAAGCTTTGGTTTGCTTTTCTGTATATATGCtccaaaatgttatattttaatactgAAACCAGAAAGGAACACTAAAAAACATATGATGGGGAGAAACCAGTAA
- the LOC109630110 gene encoding extracellular calcium-sensing receptor-like: MMLLMADLLLVSLLAVRGGNPVCQTYGTKELSQFSKEGDINIGGIFSFHQNPVSVSPALQVNSGIIQCEGLDPGELQYAYTMMFAIEEINNSSELLPGMTLGYRIFDSCPSIPLSIKASLNLMNRYESGEGSCNKLSNVHAVIGETTSTSTIGIARTMGPFHIPVISHSATCACLSNRRDYPSFFRTIPSDIYQSKALAKLVKHFGWTWVGAIRTNSDYGNGGMATFLEAAEKEGVCVEYSVAIYRTDPRKWFLEVVDIIKKSTSKVIVAFADGTDLDILIKELHAQNVTGLQWVGSEGWITYRYIASPVNYAVVQGAVGFAALNAHIPGLQEFLSNSRPSTTPGDWGLVELWEMVFSCTLTPQAEANSQGSVAACTGKESLRDRNTRFTDVSDASLMNNVYKATYAVGHALHMLFTCKDGQGPFGNNTCADRENIQPWQVLHYLTQVNFTTKIGENVFFDERGDPVARYALVNWQMDETGYILFETIGYYDASRPEGQQFEMKRDVKAIWAGENLEVPRSICSESCVQGTRRAFVKGKPICCFDCIICADGEFSNSTNAVKCDKCPPEYKSNAERNSCDLKAIEFLTFRELMGILLVTFSVFGACLAMTIALIFFYFRQTPIVRANNSELSFLLLFSLTLCFLCSLTFIGRPSEWSCMLRHTAFGITFVLCISCVLGKTIVVLMAFKATLPGRNVMKWFGPAQQRISVLAFTLIQVLICILWLTINPPFPFKNMNHYKEKIILECALGSAVGFWAVLGYIGLLAMLCFVLAFLARKLPDNFNEAKFITFSMLIFCAVWITFIPAYVSSPGKFTVAVEIFAILASSYGMLFCIFLPKCYIILLKPEKNTKKHLMGKVTLRSL, translated from the exons ATGATGCTGCTGATGGCAGATCTGCTGCTTGTTTCCCTTCTGGCTGTCAGAGGAGGGAACCCTGTGTGTCAAACATACGGGACAAAAGAACTGTCTCAGTTTTCTAAGGAGGGGGACATCAACATCGGAGGCATTTTCTCCTTCCATCAGAACCCAGTCAGTGTCAGTCCAGCGCTACAAGTCAACTCAGGAATAATCCAGTGTGAAGG ACTGGACCCAGGTGAGCTCCAGTATGCCTACACTATGATGTTTGCCATAGAGGAGATCAACAACAGCTCAGAGCTGCTGCCAGGCATGACGCTCGGCTACAGAATCTTTGACTCCTGCCCCAGTATCCCTCTGTCCATCAAAGCGTCACTGAACCTGATGAATAGGTATGAGAGTGGGGAAGGCAGCTGTAACAAACTCTCCAATGTGCATGCTGTCATAGGGGAAACCACATCCACCTCCACAATAGGTATCGCACGCACCATGGGACCCTTCCATATACCTGTG ATCAGTCATTCAGCCACTTGTGCATGTCTTAGTAACAGGAGAGATTATCCTTCCTTCTTCAGAACCATACCCAGTGACATTTATCAGAGCAAAGCATTGGCAAAGCTTGTGAAACACTTTGGCTGGACCTGGGTTGGAGCTATAAGAACCAACAGTGACTATGGAAATGGTGGCATGGCCACTTTCCTGGAAGCAGCTGAaaaggaaggtgtgtgtgttgagtatTCTGTGGCTATTTATAGGACCGACCCAAGAAAGTGGTTCTTGGAGGTGGTTGACATTATCAAGAAATCCACCTCTAAGGTAATAGTGGCATTTGCAGATGGCACAGACCTTGACATCCTTATCAAAGAGCTTCATGCTCAGAATGTGACAGGCCTGCAGTGGGTGGGCAGCGAGGGCTGGATCACTTATCGCTACATTGCCTCTCCAGTGAACTACGCTGTGGTTCAGGGGGCTGTGGGCTTTGCGGCTCTCAACGCTCACATCCCTGGACTGCAGGAGTTCCTGTCGAACAGCAGGCCCTCCACCACACCAGGCGACTGGGGACTGGTGGAGTTGTGGGAGATGGTGTTCAGCTGCACCTTGACTCCCCAAGCAGAGGCTAACAGTCAGGGTTCAGTGGCAGCCTGCACAGGCAAGGAGTCCCTGCGGGACAGAAACACACGCTTCACAGATGTTTCAGATGCCAGTCTGATGAACAATGTTTACAAGGCCACATATGCTGTCGGTCATGCACTGCACATGCTGTTTACATGCAAAGATGGACAGGGGCCATTTGGGAATAACACTTGTGCTGACAGGGAAAATATTCAACCCTGGCAG gtgtTGCATTATCTAACCCAGGTCAATTTCACCACTAAGattggtgaaaatgtcttcTTTGATGAGCGGGGAGACCCCGTGGCACGTTATGCGCTGGTAAACTGGCAGATGGATGAAACAGGGTACATACTCTTTGAGACCATCGGCTACTACGACGCCTCCCGACCTGAGGGTCAACAGTTTGAGATGAAAAGAGACGTGAAAGCCATCTGGGCAGGCGAGAACCTTGAG GTGCCAAGGTCCATTTGCAGTGAGAGCTGTGTGCAGGGGACCCGGCGAGCTTTTGTCAAGGGCAAACCCATCTGCTGTTTTGATTGCATCATCTGTGCTGACGGGGAGTTCAGCAACAGCACAA ATGCAGTGAAATGTGACAAATGTCCGCCCGAGTACAAGTCCAACGCAGAGAGGAACAGCTGTGACTTGAAAGCTATTGAGTTCCTCACATTCAGGGAACTGATGGGTATACTGCTGGTCACCTTCTCTGTCTTTGGTGCCTGCCTGGCGATGACTATAGCCCTGATATTTTTCTACTTCAGACAAACTCCCATTGTCCGGGCCAACAACTCCGAGCTGagcttcctgctgctcttctccctgACTCTGTGCTTCCTGTGCTCCCTGACCTTCATCGGACGGCCGTCTGAGTGGTCCTGCATGCTGAGACACACTGCGTTCGGCATCACCTTCGTCCTCTGCATCTCTTGTGTCCTTGGGAAAACTATAGTGGTGTTAATGGCCTTTAAAGCAACTCTTCCAGGcagaaatgtgatgaaatgGTTCGGTCCTGCACAGCAGAGAATCAGTGTTCTGGCGTTCACTCTCATACAGGTTTTAATTTGCATTCTTTGGCTGACAATCAATCCTCCTTTTCCATTCAAAAACATGAACCACTATAAGGAGAAGATCATACTTGAGTGTGCGCTGGGATCAGCTGTCGGCTTCTGGGCTGTGTTAGGATACATCGGACTCTTAgccatgttgtgttttgttcttgCTTTTTTGGCTCGAAAACTTCCTGATAATTTCAACGAGGCTAAATTTATCACTTTCAGCATGTTGATATTCTGTGCAGTCTGGATCACATTTATTCCAGCATATGTCAGCTCTCCTGGGAAGTTCACTGTGGCTGTGGAGATATTTGCCATCCTGGCTTCAAGTTATGGAatgctgttttgtattttcttacCAAAGTGCtatatcattttattaaaacctgagaaaaacacaaagaaacatttaaTGGGTAAAGTGACCTTGAGATCTCTTTAA